A portion of the Chondrinema litorale genome contains these proteins:
- a CDS encoding BACON domain-containing protein — MSVGFFNISRSYFLYISIIFFAQQLGGEGVAYAGNILSTSTNQVAFDHNSGGKDIQVSTEVNWNVTTPVSWISFSRINGTGNATVQIKVQINNSVDIRRGKVIVNTESESDTILIEQQGQPITLVASPSTFEIDKRSQSFEVQVVANTNWEIINVDNWINIDKVEKDLLGKINITVSSADQTERTGKVTLRASEKEFEIIIKQKQIVTASNEEVLESLSIYPVPASDYLYVEGEVDELVLVDVTGKILITQSNIINRQIKLNTEDFPLGIYFLRLKTPIGMGVRRILLNQTKGL; from the coding sequence ATGTCAGTTGGATTTTTTAATATATCGAGAAGTTATTTTTTATACATATCTATAATTTTTTTCGCTCAGCAATTAGGTGGAGAAGGTGTAGCTTATGCAGGTAATATACTTTCTACCTCAACAAATCAGGTTGCATTTGATCATAACAGCGGTGGGAAAGATATTCAGGTTTCTACTGAGGTAAATTGGAATGTTACCACTCCAGTTTCGTGGATAAGTTTTAGTAGAATTAATGGTACTGGTAATGCTACAGTACAGATAAAAGTGCAGATTAACAATTCAGTAGATATAAGAAGAGGAAAAGTAATTGTAAATACTGAAAGTGAATCGGATACCATCCTTATTGAACAACAAGGCCAGCCTATTACACTTGTTGCCAGCCCGTCTACATTTGAAATCGATAAGAGAAGTCAGTCTTTTGAAGTGCAGGTTGTTGCCAACACTAACTGGGAGATTATTAATGTAGATAATTGGATTAATATCGATAAGGTAGAAAAAGACCTTTTAGGCAAAATCAATATAACAGTTAGCTCTGCAGATCAAACAGAAAGAACAGGAAAGGTAACCCTTAGAGCGAGTGAAAAAGAGTTCGAAATCATTATCAAACAGAAACAAATAGTTACAGCTTCTAACGAAGAAGTTTTGGAAAGCCTGAGCATATATCCAGTACCTGCGAGTGATTATTTATATGTAGAAGGTGAGGTTGATGAGCTAGTATTAGTAGATGTAACTGGAAAAATATTGATTACACAATCAAATATTATAAACAGGCAAATAAAGTTAAATACAGAAGATTTCCCCTTGGGAATTTATTTTTTGAGGTTAAAAACACCAATTGGAATGGGTGTTAGGAGAATCTTATTAAACCAAACAAAAGGATTATGA
- a CDS encoding OmpA family protein, whose amino-acid sequence MKQHYSLIFAFLIAISSRLYAQSEFKLHNLGANVNSSLRELAPIISPDGRTLYLMVYGHYNNNGSADIWRSEIGDKDGNWGKTFQMPFPFNQIAYNQVMSVTPDGNTLMVRGTVVDGTANQKDYSFVRKLAGGWSQPEVLDIVGYHEMNHGTMYAANLSNTGKQLILSFKEKGLSNDLYVSFLREDKKWTRPISLGSTINTGSTEFSPFLASDNTTLYFASDKEGGLGGYDIYVSKRLDDTWQNWSEPKNVGGPVNTSGNEMYYTLDAMGDYAYIASTQNSYGDYDIFKIEIEKEVRPDPVILVRGKVLNGKTNETVDASVAFEILPEGVEAGIASTDPTTGEYKIVLPYGKNYAFNAKAKNFIPVSDNLDLTEMESYKEITRDLILMPLEVGTTVRLNNIFFENAKAELMETSFSELNKVIKLMQENEQMEILISGHTDAVGSDDSNQKLSENRASSVMNYLVENGVKASRISSKGLGETKPVADNNTEEGKQLNRRVEFTILKN is encoded by the coding sequence ATGAAACAACATTACTCGCTGATCTTTGCATTTTTAATAGCAATAAGCAGCAGACTTTATGCGCAATCAGAATTTAAACTACATAATCTCGGAGCTAATGTAAATTCATCTCTTCGTGAGTTGGCTCCGATTATTTCACCAGATGGAAGAACATTGTATTTGATGGTTTATGGCCATTATAATAATAATGGTTCGGCTGATATCTGGAGATCTGAAATTGGCGATAAAGACGGAAACTGGGGCAAGACATTTCAAATGCCTTTTCCATTTAACCAGATTGCATATAATCAGGTAATGAGTGTAACGCCAGATGGAAATACATTGATGGTTAGAGGAACTGTAGTGGATGGTACAGCAAACCAGAAAGATTATTCATTTGTAAGAAAGTTAGCAGGTGGATGGAGCCAGCCAGAAGTATTAGATATTGTAGGTTACCACGAAATGAATCATGGAACAATGTATGCCGCAAACCTTTCAAATACAGGAAAACAACTTATACTAAGTTTTAAAGAAAAAGGGCTTAGTAACGATTTGTATGTGAGCTTTTTGAGAGAAGATAAAAAATGGACAAGACCTATATCTCTCGGTAGTACAATCAATACAGGAAGTACTGAATTCTCTCCTTTTTTGGCCTCAGATAACACAACTTTATATTTTGCAAGTGATAAAGAAGGCGGCTTGGGCGGATATGATATTTATGTATCTAAAAGGTTAGATGATACTTGGCAAAACTGGTCTGAACCCAAAAATGTTGGAGGGCCAGTAAATACCTCAGGAAATGAGATGTATTATACATTAGATGCAATGGGAGATTATGCTTACATAGCTTCTACCCAGAACTCTTATGGTGACTATGATATATTTAAAATAGAAATAGAAAAGGAAGTAAGGCCTGATCCAGTAATTCTTGTGCGTGGTAAAGTTCTTAATGGAAAAACCAATGAGACTGTAGATGCATCTGTTGCATTTGAGATTTTGCCAGAAGGAGTAGAGGCAGGTATTGCTAGTACAGATCCTACTACGGGTGAGTATAAAATTGTACTTCCGTATGGGAAAAACTATGCTTTTAATGCTAAAGCAAAAAACTTTATTCCTGTGTCTGACAATCTAGACTTAACAGAGATGGAGTCTTATAAAGAGATTACAAGAGATCTTATTCTAATGCCTTTGGAGGTTGGTACTACCGTAAGACTGAATAACATATTTTTTGAGAATGCTAAGGCTGAGTTGATGGAGACTTCATTTTCTGAGTTGAACAAGGTGATTAAATTAATGCAGGAAAATGAGCAAATGGAAATCTTAATTTCTGGACATACAGATGCAGTTGGTTCTGATGATAGCAATCAAAAGCTTTCTGAAAACAGAGCTTCTTCAGTAATGAACTATCTGGTAGAAAATGGGGTAAAAGCATCGAGAATAAGTAGCAAAGGCCTTGGCGAAACTAAACCTGTAGCAGATAATAACACTGAAGAGGGTAAACAGTTAAATCGTAGGGTAGAGTTTACTATTCTTAAAAATTAA
- a CDS encoding TIR domain-containing protein, translating into MDHSVTNIKLEEKGFHDAFISYGRKESKAFALRLHNQLSELGYNVWLDQDDIPLGVDFQDQIDKGIENAHNFIYIIAPHANNSVFCRKEVELAIKYKKRIIPILHVEEELDKLHPEIGKINWLYMREIADMQSPQEEWQAIDNYDNVFQGLLNLINTDKTYLEQHTQLLKKALNWQRNQYENKLLLVGKERQDAEKWILQAVESEQTVVTPSDLHCEFISEAKKNAENLMTDVFISYASENSEIRDRIKNALSHHIITTWVHNKDIRSGQDFATAINEGIEQADSLIFFISNESLQSEYCIKELNYALELNKRIIPILIEHDINHEQPAALASLQYIDFTTHEHTEHFTSKINELVGRLHEDRRYYQQHKIFLTQALKWKKQEQNPSILLRGYNLQNAQAWIKIGKKRASHKPVVLQEEFIEASTSQTGQQNIEVFVSYSRTDGDFARKVNEQLQLNGKTTWFDQESIADGSDFQKEIEKGIETSDNFLFIISPEAIQSEYCANEVAYASQLNKRFVTVFYRDTDPKTMPPELASVQWINFKELDFHTAFSQLIRTLDTDREHLQAHTKWQRRAMEWNENDRDKSRLLRGNEFTLAEIWLNEAKENDKKPEATALQEEFISESKKSIFASQLKEKRTNQRLKIFLAASIIALLFAIAGGLYAVQKSFEAKEHAKIASEKEQKATQAEKEAKDAYDQVSVAVKKAEDAQKETLKTLEELQSKEKQLENALIVAKRNGEIAKQNELEAEISRIRAEVEALHMKNFSKVIRIAKSDPTLATSALQLINKRAEKDEFKEFIYNIFSENYLYSHNLKDHHERIYSVNTSPDGQYILTAARDSKARIWDTNGKLLYTFTGHSNTVLAIDFIPQQNKVITGSWDKKALIWDLNGNIDLTLEHDNPVWSVAASPDGKHYLTGTNDSLAFLWDDTGKKLLYFTIDGTAWGVEFSPDGQSVLITNGSKASLWGISGNFIRSFEHEETVYKAVFSPDGTKVLTGSWDRTTKLWNLDGTLIHTYDSDYTYSVDFAPNGKLILTAGNDTDIKIWDLNGRLIKTLKGHTKKIRSAVFSGDNNKVISGSDDETVKFWPMTGRVEDDFISKKYVMNSFEFSPDGTKVLYANTNNIATLRNIQTGEEIQLSHHTNYIKDVAFSPSGDTLVTAGKDKQIVLWSSDGKFLNSFNDKAEIKSISYAPDGKTIISANTSKDISIWTNKGKLKKRITAAHMETITTLEISPKNNMFLTTSADKTAILWTMNGDIINTFSDYNNYIFFGTFSPNGKQILLGGKNNTAQLYDLKGNLQQVFRGHSSFVITCAFSPDGSSIATGSTDRSVKLWSLEGNLFKSIEDHNDIVNSIVFSKNGKYMLTASDDGQVYIRHKISEPLDYIEQNKLADFNATEYAKAGIIDITDYINLDNTADLIALSDTYIEASKEKESYSEKEDMLYSAFSIIKNIEDKSKQLDNSQLQQVYLKAAESHKLLGENSSSYSGSFQAGISSFEESLEYFNKVVDFGTPSIEVLHSISTILNYLEIGYTSQYQIAKAADVKLQEINILEKIAITNPDELYINNKIAEAYSSYAYVLLKLKNNKEAVSVMKNLCKRYPDKKWLDVRLATTLLFNGEQSEAYKIIESQKDDEYIVREPLFTDNFDDNSQNWWTGTGNNAASIENGNYIIERTINRNGLFYRGISINTQKDFEIETSFKIARGVQNNSFSLDFGSNVDEYNTFGVSGDGYYVIRSIFDGEWQTFKPWINSKAVKRNDYNKLTVRKIADKLYFFVNESMVHSMPFDQEKWFGEKVGFTVQDTSVLNIDYLYVSQLEVEKPLNELQKNSAQSSNWINQYQYTFKDKFREEFTNLAKDNLHTSALYEAKKIISEIDAVSLGEKWEGIPYSSVDAAIYWPDNQKAYFFKGDNYIRFDLASATTDSGYPKNTPQYWPGINFSKIDASCYWYENNHSYFFSGDQFILYDVIEDKAVQGYPKKIDNTTWPGLTFSSIDAAVSLNNGKTYFFSGNQYIRFDRKKHRADPGYPKKLNTDNWFGLEFERIDAAISVGDNIIQLISGDKSDTWNVEKSN; encoded by the coding sequence ATGGACCATTCGGTTACCAATATAAAGCTGGAAGAGAAAGGTTTTCATGATGCATTTATATCATATGGCAGAAAAGAAAGTAAAGCTTTTGCTCTCAGGCTTCACAATCAACTTTCTGAATTAGGATATAATGTATGGTTGGATCAGGATGATATTCCTCTAGGTGTGGACTTTCAAGATCAGATTGATAAGGGAATTGAAAATGCCCATAACTTTATTTATATAATCGCTCCGCATGCCAATAACTCTGTATTTTGCCGTAAAGAAGTTGAGCTTGCCATAAAGTATAAAAAGCGTATAATTCCTATTTTACATGTAGAAGAAGAGCTGGACAAACTCCATCCTGAAATTGGTAAAATCAACTGGTTGTATATGCGAGAAATTGCCGATATGCAATCACCTCAGGAAGAGTGGCAAGCTATTGATAATTACGATAATGTATTTCAGGGATTACTAAACCTCATTAATACAGATAAAACATACCTTGAACAACACACCCAATTATTAAAAAAGGCACTTAACTGGCAAAGAAATCAATATGAGAATAAACTTCTACTAGTTGGTAAAGAAAGACAGGATGCAGAAAAATGGATACTGCAAGCAGTAGAAAGTGAGCAAACAGTAGTTACCCCTTCAGATTTACATTGTGAGTTTATTAGTGAGGCTAAGAAAAATGCCGAAAATCTAATGACAGATGTATTTATTTCCTATGCATCTGAAAATAGTGAAATAAGAGATCGCATTAAAAATGCCCTATCTCACCATATTATTACTACTTGGGTACATAACAAAGATATACGCTCTGGGCAAGACTTTGCCACTGCAATAAACGAAGGTATAGAACAGGCCGATAGTCTAATATTCTTCATCAGTAATGAGTCTTTACAGTCTGAATACTGTATCAAAGAGCTAAACTATGCACTGGAATTAAACAAAAGAATAATTCCAATTCTTATTGAGCATGATATAAACCATGAGCAACCTGCAGCATTAGCTTCATTACAATATATAGATTTTACAACTCACGAACATACAGAACACTTTACCAGTAAGATAAATGAATTGGTAGGTCGCTTGCACGAAGACCGTCGCTACTACCAACAGCATAAAATCTTTCTTACTCAGGCATTAAAATGGAAAAAACAGGAACAAAATCCAAGTATCTTATTAAGAGGTTATAACCTGCAAAATGCACAGGCGTGGATAAAGATTGGTAAAAAGAGAGCATCACATAAACCTGTTGTATTACAAGAAGAATTTATAGAAGCCAGTACCAGCCAAACTGGACAGCAAAACATTGAAGTTTTTGTTTCTTATTCTCGTACCGATGGAGATTTTGCCAGAAAAGTAAATGAACAACTGCAATTAAATGGTAAAACTACTTGGTTCGATCAAGAAAGTATTGCAGATGGCTCTGACTTCCAAAAAGAAATTGAAAAAGGGATTGAAACCTCTGACAACTTTCTTTTTATCATTTCTCCAGAAGCTATACAGTCTGAATATTGTGCCAATGAGGTTGCTTACGCAAGCCAGTTAAACAAACGCTTTGTTACTGTTTTTTACAGAGATACTGACCCTAAAACAATGCCACCAGAGTTGGCATCGGTGCAATGGATCAACTTTAAAGAACTTGATTTCCACACTGCCTTTAGCCAGTTAATAAGAACACTAGATACAGACAGAGAACACTTACAGGCTCACACTAAATGGCAGCGCCGCGCCATGGAGTGGAACGAAAACGATCGTGATAAATCAAGGCTACTAAGAGGTAATGAGTTTACACTGGCAGAAATATGGCTAAACGAAGCCAAAGAAAATGACAAAAAACCTGAGGCTACAGCATTACAAGAAGAATTTATAAGTGAAAGTAAAAAATCCATATTTGCTTCTCAACTAAAGGAAAAAAGGACTAACCAGAGGCTTAAAATATTCTTGGCTGCATCTATAATCGCTTTACTTTTTGCCATTGCTGGTGGTTTATATGCAGTACAAAAAAGTTTTGAAGCTAAAGAGCATGCTAAAATTGCATCAGAAAAAGAACAAAAAGCAACTCAAGCAGAAAAAGAAGCTAAAGACGCTTATGATCAGGTTTCTGTTGCTGTAAAGAAAGCGGAAGATGCTCAAAAAGAAACACTCAAAACACTGGAAGAGCTTCAATCAAAAGAAAAGCAGTTAGAAAATGCTTTAATTGTTGCAAAGCGCAATGGCGAAATTGCTAAGCAAAACGAGCTTGAAGCAGAAATAAGTCGAATTCGTGCAGAGGTTGAGGCCCTTCATATGAAGAATTTTTCAAAGGTAATCCGAATAGCAAAATCAGACCCTACTCTAGCAACTTCTGCTTTACAATTAATTAATAAAAGAGCAGAGAAAGATGAGTTTAAGGAGTTTATTTATAATATTTTTTCTGAGAATTATCTTTATAGCCACAATCTAAAAGATCATCACGAAAGAATATATTCAGTAAATACATCACCTGATGGTCAATATATTTTAACCGCTGCTAGAGACTCAAAAGCCAGAATATGGGATACTAACGGAAAGCTTTTATATACTTTTACTGGCCATTCCAACACTGTATTAGCAATTGATTTTATCCCTCAACAAAACAAAGTTATTACAGGCAGTTGGGACAAAAAAGCTCTTATTTGGGATTTAAATGGCAACATAGACCTTACTTTAGAACATGATAATCCTGTTTGGTCAGTAGCTGCATCACCTGACGGAAAACACTATTTAACAGGTACCAATGATAGCCTTGCATTTTTGTGGGATGATACCGGTAAAAAGCTTCTTTACTTTACTATTGATGGAACTGCTTGGGGTGTTGAGTTTTCTCCAGATGGTCAATCTGTACTTATTACAAATGGCTCTAAAGCTTCTCTATGGGGCATATCTGGAAATTTCATAAGATCATTTGAACATGAAGAAACAGTTTATAAGGCTGTATTTTCACCAGATGGCACAAAGGTTTTAACTGGCTCTTGGGATAGAACAACTAAGTTATGGAATTTAGATGGAACCTTAATTCACACCTATGATTCTGATTATACATATAGCGTTGATTTTGCTCCTAATGGTAAATTGATTCTTACTGCTGGAAATGATACAGACATTAAAATTTGGGATTTAAATGGACGCCTGATTAAAACCTTAAAGGGACATACTAAAAAAATAAGAAGCGCAGTATTTTCTGGAGATAATAACAAAGTTATTTCTGGTAGTGATGATGAAACTGTAAAGTTTTGGCCTATGACAGGTAGAGTTGAAGATGATTTTATCTCTAAGAAATATGTGATGAATAGCTTTGAGTTTTCACCTGATGGTACAAAGGTTTTATATGCCAATACAAATAATATTGCCACTTTAAGAAACATACAAACCGGAGAAGAAATACAATTATCGCATCATACTAATTATATAAAAGATGTGGCATTCTCTCCTTCTGGAGATACATTGGTAACTGCAGGAAAAGACAAACAAATTGTGCTCTGGTCTTCTGATGGTAAATTTCTAAATAGCTTTAATGATAAAGCTGAGATTAAAAGCATAAGCTATGCACCAGATGGAAAAACTATTATTTCTGCAAATACCTCAAAAGACATATCTATATGGACAAATAAAGGCAAGCTGAAAAAAAGAATTACAGCTGCACATATGGAGACAATTACTACACTTGAGATTTCTCCAAAGAATAATATGTTCTTAACAACTAGTGCAGATAAAACAGCCATTCTTTGGACAATGAATGGTGATATTATCAATACATTCTCCGATTATAATAATTACATCTTCTTCGGAACATTCTCACCGAACGGAAAACAAATCTTACTAGGAGGTAAAAATAATACCGCTCAACTTTACGACTTAAAAGGAAATTTACAACAAGTATTTAGAGGGCATTCTTCATTTGTTATTACTTGTGCATTTTCTCCTGATGGAAGCTCTATTGCTACAGGTAGCACCGATAGAAGTGTAAAATTATGGAGTTTGGAAGGCAACTTATTCAAAAGTATCGAAGACCATAACGATATTGTAAATTCTATTGTGTTCTCTAAAAATGGCAAATATATGCTCACTGCCTCCGATGATGGCCAAGTATATATACGTCATAAAATTTCTGAACCATTAGACTATATCGAACAGAACAAGTTGGCAGACTTTAACGCTACAGAATATGCAAAAGCAGGAATTATTGATATTACAGACTATATCAATTTAGATAATACAGCAGACCTCATCGCTCTGAGTGACACTTATATTGAAGCTTCAAAAGAAAAAGAAAGCTACTCAGAAAAAGAAGATATGCTTTATAGTGCTTTTAGTATTATTAAAAATATCGAAGATAAAAGTAAGCAGTTAGATAATAGTCAACTACAACAGGTCTATTTAAAAGCAGCAGAATCCCATAAATTATTAGGTGAAAATAGTAGCAGTTATTCAGGTTCTTTCCAAGCAGGCATTTCTTCCTTTGAAGAATCGCTCGAATATTTCAATAAGGTAGTTGACTTTGGAACACCTTCTATAGAAGTACTCCATTCTATTAGTACTATTCTTAATTATTTAGAGATTGGCTACACGTCACAATATCAAATTGCCAAAGCTGCTGATGTAAAGCTACAAGAAATTAATATTCTCGAAAAAATTGCCATTACTAACCCAGACGAACTATACATCAATAATAAGATTGCTGAAGCCTACAGCAGTTATGCTTATGTACTTCTAAAGCTAAAAAATAACAAAGAAGCTGTAAGTGTTATGAAAAACCTTTGCAAGCGCTATCCAGATAAAAAATGGCTAGATGTGAGGCTTGCTACAACACTACTTTTTAATGGCGAACAAAGTGAAGCTTACAAAATTATTGAGAGCCAAAAAGACGATGAATACATTGTAAGAGAACCTTTGTTTACAGATAACTTTGATGATAATAGCCAAAACTGGTGGACTGGTACAGGCAATAATGCAGCTTCTATTGAAAATGGAAATTACATTATTGAAAGAACAATTAATAGAAATGGTCTTTTTTACAGAGGAATATCTATAAACACGCAAAAAGACTTTGAAATTGAAACCAGCTTTAAAATAGCTCGTGGTGTACAAAATAATAGCTTCTCTCTTGACTTTGGCAGCAACGTAGATGAGTATAATACATTCGGAGTTTCTGGCGATGGTTATTATGTAATTAGAAGTATTTTTGATGGTGAATGGCAAACTTTTAAACCTTGGATCAATTCTAAAGCAGTTAAAAGAAATGATTATAATAAATTAACTGTAAGGAAAATAGCTGATAAATTATACTTCTTTGTTAATGAGTCTATGGTACACAGCATGCCATTTGATCAAGAAAAATGGTTTGGTGAAAAAGTCGGTTTTACTGTACAAGATACATCAGTTCTTAATATAGACTATTTATATGTTTCTCAATTGGAGGTTGAAAAACCACTAAATGAACTTCAAAAGAATAGTGCACAAAGTTCTAATTGGATAAACCAATACCAATATACTTTTAAAGATAAATTTAGAGAAGAATTTACAAATCTCGCAAAAGATAACTTACATACTTCTGCCCTATACGAAGCTAAAAAAATCATCTCAGAAATAGATGCAGTGAGTTTAGGTGAGAAATGGGAAGGAATACCTTATAGCTCTGTTGATGCAGCCATTTACTGGCCAGACAACCAAAAAGCCTATTTCTTTAAAGGAGATAATTACATTCGATTCGATTTAGCTTCTGCAACAACAGATAGCGGGTACCCTAAAAATACACCACAATACTGGCCGGGTATCAACTTCTCAAAAATAGATGCAAGCTGCTATTGGTACGAAAACAATCACTCATACTTCTTTAGTGGAGATCAATTTATCTTATATGATGTAATCGAAGATAAAGCTGTACAGGGTTATCCTAAAAAGATTGATAATACTACTTGGCCGGGGTTAACATTTAGCTCCATTGATGCAGCCGTTTCATTAAATAATGGAAAGACATATTTCTTTAGCGGAAATCAGTATATCCGTTTTGATAGAAAGAAACACAGAGCAGACCCAGGTTACCCTAAAAAATTAAATACTGACAATTGGTTCGGTTTGGAATTCGAAAGGATTGATGCAGCAATTTCTGTAGGAGATAATATAATTCAGCTTATCTCAGGAGATAAGTCTGATACATGGAATGTAGAAAAAAGTAATTAA
- the murA gene encoding UDP-N-acetylglucosamine 1-carboxyvinyltransferase, producing the protein MENGKIVFEVEGGHALKGEITPQGAKNESLQILCAVLLTEEKITINNIPNIRDVNKLIDLLKSIGVTVNKLGPGSCEFIAKDIDIHYLETPEYEKQAASLRGSIMILGPLLARFGQAKIPRPGGDKIGRRRLDTHFLGFEKLGARFSFDSDNHFYNIDAHNLKGKYILLDEPSVTGTANIIMAAVMAKGKTTIYNAACEPYIQQLCKMLNRMGANISGAGSNLINIEGVEQLGGTTHTMLPDMIEVGSFIGMAAMTASEITIKNARIDQLGLIPGVFQRLGIKMEFRDDDIYIPAQDSYEIDRFIDGSMLTVADGPWPLFTPDLLSIVLVVATQARGTVLVHQKMFESRLFFVDKLIDMGAQIILCDPHRATVIGLDKQVALKGIKMTSPDIRAGVSLLIAALSANGISTIYNGEQIDRGYQNIDERLRALGAKIRRIE; encoded by the coding sequence ATGGAAAACGGAAAAATAGTATTTGAGGTAGAAGGAGGACATGCGCTTAAGGGAGAGATAACCCCACAAGGAGCTAAAAACGAATCACTTCAGATACTTTGTGCAGTATTACTTACTGAAGAAAAGATAACTATAAACAACATTCCTAATATAAGGGATGTAAACAAGCTGATAGATTTACTGAAATCGATAGGAGTAACAGTAAATAAACTGGGACCCGGATCATGTGAGTTTATTGCTAAAGATATTGATATACACTACCTAGAAACACCTGAATATGAGAAGCAGGCGGCTTCTTTAAGAGGGTCTATCATGATTCTGGGGCCATTGTTAGCCAGATTCGGACAGGCAAAAATACCTAGACCCGGTGGCGATAAGATTGGTAGAAGAAGACTAGATACGCACTTTTTAGGTTTCGAGAAATTGGGTGCGCGTTTCAGTTTTGATTCAGACAATCACTTTTATAATATAGATGCTCATAACCTAAAAGGTAAATATATTTTGCTCGATGAGCCTTCTGTTACAGGAACTGCTAATATAATTATGGCGGCTGTGATGGCTAAAGGTAAAACTACTATTTACAATGCAGCTTGTGAGCCTTATATTCAGCAGCTTTGTAAAATGCTGAATAGAATGGGAGCTAATATCTCTGGTGCTGGTTCTAATTTAATAAATATAGAAGGAGTAGAGCAGCTAGGAGGTACTACACATACCATGTTACCAGATATGATTGAAGTAGGTAGTTTTATTGGTATGGCAGCAATGACAGCCTCTGAAATTACCATTAAAAATGCTCGTATCGATCAATTAGGCTTAATTCCGGGTGTATTCCAAAGATTAGGAATTAAGATGGAGTTTAGAGATGATGATATTTATATTCCTGCGCAAGATAGCTATGAGATAGACAGGTTTATTGATGGTTCTATGCTAACAGTTGCAGATGGACCATGGCCATTGTTCACTCCAGACTTGCTAAGTATTGTTTTAGTAGTAGCAACACAGGCAAGAGGAACAGTACTTGTTCATCAGAAAATGTTTGAAAGTAGACTGTTTTTTGTAGATAAACTTATTGATATGGGTGCACAGATTATTCTATGTGATCCACACAGAGCTACAGTAATTGGTTTAGACAAGCAAGTAGCGTTGAAAGGTATAAAAATGACCTCGCCAGATATTAGAGCTGGTGTATCTCTTTTAATTGCAGCCCTTTCTGCCAATGGAATAAGTACTATTTACAATGGTGAGCAAATTGACAGAGGCTACCAAAATATTGATGAAAGATTGAGAGCTTTAGGAGCTAAAATCAGAAGAATTGAATAG
- a CDS encoding energy transducer TonB translates to MIPLINLLGMPGVAAVFIALFLGTILLFRYIIKKQGQTALVSPPENSFLIKKYPGADASQYKGIIYRIGLIFSLALVLIIFEFPDYDEITLVQLSSDRDVIEEMQEIPLTEQKPPPPPKIKAPEIVAVEDEMEIQEEIEIDLDMEVNEETIVEEVEYTVEEEEEEEVVEEIFEIVEEPAEPEGGYKEFYAYVSKNMKYPRRAMDIGVSGKVYVQFIVDKDGTITNATTVRGIGYGCDEEAVKVLMDAPKWKPGKQRGRPVKQRMIMPIVFKLSDM, encoded by the coding sequence ATGATACCTTTAATAAATCTTTTAGGAATGCCAGGGGTTGCAGCGGTTTTTATAGCACTTTTTTTAGGTACTATATTATTGTTTCGCTACATAATAAAAAAACAAGGACAAACTGCCTTAGTTTCTCCCCCTGAAAATAGTTTTTTAATTAAAAAATACCCTGGTGCTGATGCCAGCCAGTACAAGGGAATAATATATAGAATAGGTTTAATATTCTCTTTAGCGCTGGTACTTATTATTTTTGAATTTCCAGATTACGACGAAATTACTTTGGTGCAACTATCAAGTGACAGAGATGTAATTGAAGAAATGCAAGAAATACCATTAACAGAACAAAAACCACCTCCACCTCCAAAAATTAAAGCTCCTGAGATTGTTGCAGTTGAAGACGAAATGGAAATTCAAGAAGAGATAGAAATCGACTTGGATATGGAAGTAAATGAGGAGACAATCGTAGAAGAAGTAGAATATACAGTGGAAGAAGAGGAAGAGGAAGAAGTTGTTGAAGAAATATTTGAAATAGTAGAAGAGCCTGCAGAACCAGAAGGTGGTTATAAAGAATTCTACGCTTATGTTTCTAAAAACATGAAGTATCCAAGAAGAGCTATGGATATAGGAGTTTCAGGAAAAGTTTATGTACAATTTATTGTAGACAAAGATGGTACAATTACCAATGCAACTACAGTAAGAGGAATTGGATACGGATGTGATGAAGAAGCAGTAAAAGTTTTAATGGATGCCCCTAAATGGAAACCAGGAAAACAAAGAGGCAGACCTGTAAAACAAAGAATGATTATGCCAATCGTATTTAAACTATCTGATATGTAA